The Thiosulfativibrio zosterae genome has a window encoding:
- a CDS encoding IS481 family transposase, translating into MINTNQKIIKHKVGLLNLAEELGNVSKACKVMGLSRDTFYRYKAAVDDGGVDALIDKTRRKPNLKNRVDEVTEQAVIQYAIDYPAYGQLRASNELRKLGIFVSSSGVRSIWIRNELANFKDRLKALEDKVANDGIILTEAQVVALEKKKHDDEVSGEIDTAHPGYLGSQDTFYVGTLKGVGRIYQQTFVDTYSKVAFAKLYATKTPITAADTLNDRVLPFFEQHELPMLRILTDRGTEYCGKAEQHDYQLYLALNDIEHTKTKVKSPQTNGICERFHKTILQEFYQITFRKKIYTSIEQLQTDLDEWIHFYNHHRTHQGKMCCGRTPMETLEDGKKIWAEKFVA; encoded by the coding sequence ATGATTAATACTAATCAAAAAATCATCAAACATAAAGTCGGATTACTCAATCTTGCAGAAGAACTTGGCAATGTTTCAAAAGCCTGCAAAGTAATGGGCTTATCTCGAGATACTTTCTATCGTTATAAAGCTGCCGTTGATGACGGTGGTGTTGATGCTCTAATCGATAAAACCCGCCGGAAACCCAACCTTAAAAACCGAGTAGATGAAGTAACTGAACAAGCCGTTATTCAATATGCGATTGACTATCCTGCTTACGGTCAACTTAGAGCAAGCAATGAACTCAGAAAACTCGGTATATTCGTTTCATCTAGTGGCGTGCGCAGTATCTGGATCAGAAATGAACTGGCTAACTTCAAAGACCGTTTAAAAGCTTTAGAAGACAAGGTTGCCAACGACGGCATTATTCTGACCGAAGCGCAGGTCGTAGCCCTTGAAAAGAAAAAGCATGACGATGAAGTCAGCGGTGAAATTGATACTGCCCATCCAGGGTACTTGGGTTCGCAAGATACCTTCTATGTTGGCACCTTAAAAGGTGTTGGCAGAATCTATCAACAAACCTTTGTCGATACCTACTCAAAAGTAGCGTTTGCTAAGCTTTATGCCACCAAAACACCGATAACAGCGGCAGATACCCTTAATGATCGAGTGCTACCATTTTTTGAGCAACACGAACTGCCCATGCTCAGAATCCTGACTGACCGTGGCACTGAGTATTGTGGTAAAGCGGAGCAGCACGATTATCAATTATACTTGGCGCTAAATGATATTGAGCACACTAAAACCAAAGTCAAATCACCGCAAACCAATGGCATTTGTGAGCGCTTTCACAAAACCATTTTGCAGGAGTTTTACCAAATCACTTTCCGCAAAAAGATTTACACATCAATTGAACAACTTCAAACGGACCTGGATGAGTGGATTCATTTTTACAACCATCACAGAACTCATCAAGGTAAAATGTGTTGTGGAAGAACACCAATGGAAACATTGGAAGATGGCAAAAAGATATGGGCTGAAAAGTTCGTAGCTTAA
- a CDS encoding EAL domain-containing protein gives MKTTNLSPLVIHLLQAMLAIMLLFAVMGSCKAQTSLKLTPEEQAWLAEHPVIKVGSMLAWEPISFVAEMPKGISIDYFERVNEQLGGRLILEPDHWAVLMNKIKTHQIDVLMDVSPLASRSADMLFTSPYLTIPHVIIAQKGAELFRKPEDLNNKVIALEKGFGNVEYFKRQYPKVLIHEYLSTAAALEAVSSGLADAYVGNRAVAIYVMQNKVMQNLKVHSVISGTQSILAMGVRSDWPILQSILQKALHNITPQQQRKIYEKWIDNELENAFRLRVALPYLAGLLALLSIFLFWSLYLKKKLGSVRKTLHTQMYFDRVTGLANRYLFQDRLGSALNQAKRQNGHVWVLACQLNGLSQVHKLQGSAQVEAVLMMVSQSLTEVLRDVDTIGRWSDDVFLLSISGLENVTEIEVVMGRLQWALANNTQLKPYSANVSFSWGGCVFPDDAQDLEELIYQSLLTAEEAGQKGRNAYVFYSPGIHEAVTRRVALNQGLVGAIERGEIQVYFQPKIRIATGKICSFEALVRWFHPNFGSVSPEEFIPIAEENEQILALGEYVFQVAITEAQQWILDFPEMSLSLALNLSPVQLKSADILAFIESQLTRINFDKGRLEIEITEGILLAEKTLGASKLFDLKALGLKLSMDDFGKGYSSLSYLRRYPFDVIKIDKEFIDDLDTNQSNQQLVLSIIALAKTMNLEVVAEGVETQAQLDFLKRHGCDIAQGFYFSPAVDAQTARQFLTKDTLLPPTL, from the coding sequence ATGAAAACAACAAACCTATCGCCTCTTGTCATACACCTGTTACAAGCCATGCTGGCAATTATGCTGTTGTTTGCAGTGATGGGTTCTTGTAAAGCACAGACCTCCCTAAAATTAACCCCAGAAGAACAAGCTTGGTTGGCGGAGCATCCGGTGATTAAAGTCGGCAGTATGTTGGCGTGGGAGCCGATTAGTTTTGTCGCAGAAATGCCAAAGGGCATCAGTATTGATTATTTTGAGCGGGTGAATGAACAACTGGGTGGTCGGTTAATTTTAGAGCCCGATCACTGGGCGGTGTTAATGAATAAAATTAAGACACATCAAATTGATGTCTTAATGGATGTTAGCCCCTTAGCTTCTCGTTCGGCAGATATGCTGTTTACCTCGCCTTATCTAACCATTCCCCATGTCATCATTGCTCAAAAGGGCGCTGAACTCTTTCGCAAACCAGAAGATTTAAACAATAAGGTCATTGCTTTGGAGAAAGGTTTTGGCAATGTTGAGTATTTTAAACGCCAATACCCCAAAGTATTGATTCACGAATACTTGTCAACCGCAGCGGCGCTTGAAGCGGTTTCGAGCGGCCTAGCCGATGCTTATGTGGGCAATCGGGCAGTGGCGATTTATGTAATGCAAAATAAGGTGATGCAAAATTTAAAGGTGCACTCCGTTATTTCCGGTACACAATCTATTTTGGCAATGGGGGTGCGCAGTGATTGGCCGATTTTACAAAGCATTTTGCAAAAAGCGCTTCATAATATAACCCCACAACAACAGCGCAAAATTTATGAAAAATGGATCGACAACGAATTAGAAAATGCGTTTCGTTTGAGAGTTGCTTTGCCTTATTTGGCAGGACTGCTGGCTTTGTTGAGTATTTTTCTGTTTTGGAGTCTGTATCTTAAAAAAAAATTAGGTTCGGTTCGCAAAACCCTACACACCCAAATGTATTTCGACCGAGTGACAGGCTTGGCCAATCGCTATTTATTTCAAGATAGGTTGGGCTCTGCGCTCAATCAAGCCAAACGCCAAAATGGCCATGTGTGGGTATTGGCTTGTCAGTTAAATGGCTTGTCACAAGTGCATAAATTGCAAGGTTCAGCGCAGGTAGAAGCCGTGTTGATGATGGTTTCGCAGTCTTTAACAGAGGTATTGCGCGATGTGGATACGATTGGCCGTTGGTCTGACGATGTGTTCCTGTTAAGTATTTCTGGTTTAGAAAATGTGACTGAAATTGAAGTGGTCATGGGGCGATTACAATGGGCTTTAGCCAATAATACCCAACTCAAACCTTACAGTGCTAATGTGTCATTCAGTTGGGGTGGATGCGTTTTTCCGGATGATGCACAAGACTTAGAGGAACTGATTTATCAATCCTTGTTAACCGCAGAAGAAGCGGGGCAAAAAGGGCGCAATGCCTATGTGTTTTATTCACCCGGTATTCATGAAGCGGTCACCCGCCGTGTGGCGTTAAACCAAGGTTTGGTCGGTGCCATAGAACGCGGCGAAATTCAGGTGTATTTTCAGCCGAAAATTCGTATTGCGACGGGCAAAATTTGCAGTTTTGAGGCGTTGGTGCGTTGGTTTCATCCGAACTTTGGCAGTGTGAGCCCTGAGGAGTTTATTCCCATAGCAGAGGAGAACGAGCAAATACTGGCTTTAGGGGAATATGTTTTTCAAGTGGCGATTACTGAGGCACAGCAATGGATATTGGATTTCCCTGAGATGTCGTTAAGTTTGGCATTGAATTTATCACCAGTGCAGTTAAAGTCGGCAGATATTTTGGCGTTTATCGAAAGCCAATTAACGCGGATAAACTTTGATAAAGGGCGTCTTGAAATTGAAATTACCGAAGGCATTTTGCTCGCAGAAAAAACCTTGGGCGCTTCTAAGCTGTTTGACTTAAAAGCCTTAGGGCTTAAGTTGTCGATGGATGATTTTGGTAAAGGGTATTCTTCATTGAGTTATTTGCGCCGTTATCCATTTGATGTGATTAAAATCGATAAAGAATTTATTGATGATTTAGACACCAATCAAAGTAATCAGCAATTGGTCTTGTCCATTATTGCCCTAGCCAAAACCATGAATTTAGAAGTGGTGGCCGAAGGCGTCGAAACCCAAGCACAATTAGACTTCTTAAAGCGCCATGGCTGCGATATTGCGCAAGGGTTTTATTTTAGTCCGGCTGTGGATGCGCAAACCGCTAGACAATTCTTAACAAAAGACACGCTTTTACCCCCGACCCTTTGA
- a CDS encoding glutamate synthase subunit beta: protein MGNVRQFLEVDRQLPTKLDAQERKTNFVEIYTPFDPKAAMAQADRCLHCGNPYCEWACPVHNYIPSWLKLVAEGNIMEAVELSHKSNSLPEMCGRICPQDRLCEQACTLHDTNFGAVTIGAVEKYITDTAIEMGWTPDLSDIVMTDKKVAIVGSGPAGLGCADILIRNGVKPVVFEKEQEIGGLLTFGIPQFKLDKVMVKKRRAILEGMGVEFHCNTEIGKDIAFETLLNDYDAVFLGMGTYKPMAGRFPGEDLPQVYKALDFLIGNVKHELKMIQSPEPFVSMKGKRVVVLGGGDTTMDCTRTSIRQGAAEVFCVYRRDEANMPGSRAEVKNAKEEGVKFKFNLAPVEVIGENGQVTGIKVIETRMGEPDEKGRQRAETVPGSEQIIACDAVIVAFGFQPNPPAWFKDYSINLTDWQTVVAAESTQYPFQTSNEKIFAGGDMVRGSSLVVHAIAEGRAAAEGILDYLEV from the coding sequence ATGGGAAATGTAAGACAATTTTTAGAAGTTGATCGTCAACTGCCAACCAAGTTGGATGCGCAAGAGCGTAAAACCAACTTTGTTGAAATCTACACGCCTTTTGATCCAAAAGCTGCCATGGCACAAGCAGACCGTTGTTTGCATTGTGGCAACCCTTATTGCGAATGGGCTTGTCCGGTACACAACTATATTCCAAGCTGGTTAAAACTGGTGGCGGAAGGCAATATTATGGAAGCGGTTGAGTTATCGCACAAATCTAACTCACTGCCTGAAATGTGTGGTCGTATTTGTCCGCAAGACCGTTTGTGTGAACAAGCCTGTACGCTCCACGACACCAATTTTGGTGCGGTGACCATCGGTGCGGTTGAAAAATATATCACCGATACCGCGATTGAAATGGGCTGGACGCCAGACCTATCTGACATCGTGATGACTGACAAAAAAGTCGCCATCGTTGGCTCTGGCCCTGCTGGTTTGGGCTGTGCGGACATTTTGATTCGTAATGGTGTTAAGCCTGTCGTTTTTGAAAAAGAACAAGAAATTGGTGGTCTGCTGACTTTTGGGATTCCACAATTCAAGCTCGATAAAGTAATGGTTAAAAAGCGTCGTGCTATTTTAGAAGGCATGGGCGTGGAGTTTCATTGCAACACCGAAATCGGTAAAGACATTGCCTTTGAAACCCTACTTAATGACTATGATGCAGTTTTCTTAGGCATGGGAACTTACAAGCCCATGGCGGGTCGTTTCCCCGGCGAAGACCTACCTCAAGTCTACAAAGCCTTGGATTTCTTAATCGGCAATGTTAAACATGAACTTAAAATGATTCAAAGCCCAGAGCCGTTTGTATCGATGAAAGGTAAGCGTGTTGTCGTGTTAGGTGGTGGTGACACCACCATGGACTGTACGCGTACCTCGATTCGTCAAGGTGCCGCGGAAGTGTTTTGTGTGTATCGCCGTGACGAGGCCAACATGCCAGGTTCGCGTGCCGAAGTGAAAAACGCCAAAGAAGAAGGCGTGAAGTTTAAGTTTAACCTAGCGCCGGTTGAAGTCATCGGTGAAAATGGACAAGTGACCGGAATTAAAGTGATTGAAACCCGCATGGGTGAACCGGATGAAAAAGGTCGTCAACGCGCTGAAACCGTTCCAGGTTCAGAGCAAATCATTGCTTGTGATGCGGTGATTGTGGCGTTTGGCTTCCAACCCAATCCACCGGCTTGGTTTAAAGATTACAGCATCAACCTAACCGATTGGCAAACTGTCGTGGCTGCTGAAAGCACGCAATACCCTTTCCAAACCAGCAATGAAAAAATCTTTGCCGGCGGCGATATGGTGCGTGGTTCAAGCCTAGTGGTTCATGCCATTGCCGAAGGTCGTGCAGCCGCTGAAGGGATTTTAGATTACCTAGAGGTTTAA
- a CDS encoding diguanylate cyclase domain-containing protein yields the protein MLVLQFMGFTRALLAAAIISSYTYILWNHPYAIIIMTAELLVVGYLYQHRKMGLVIADLLYWLLLGLPLVALFYYGVMQSSVDNTQITMMKQAVNGLANVIFARLIYMGYGFFYRKHRFQFREVIYSLLAFFVLFPALFMMALESRVDYQRIDDSVRAELITEKENSLRFIHHWIENRQGVIAHLASKAAQLPPQEMQAYLDLVRQSDANFLRLALVDESGKSMAFSPMIDDLGHSNLNKDFSDRSYIPLLKTHLKPMLSEVFLSATGRPEPIALMLAPIVVNGQYHGYISGVLRLEEIKSSLMDNLNFTLLDKNNKVILSVRADQTTLQPFNLEQGQFFEVDHQVKQWVPKLQANMPISQRWKYSSYVTEFRVGDFSEWRLVIEKPIAPFQKELFNNYTQKFTILFFVLVFALIFAKVLARKATASISRLNQITDNLPAKIAHNNQGIVWPKSGLIEAQQLIGHFQEMAKSLEGKFHDISELNASLEERIVQRTLTLAQKEGSLRTLIHSIPDLVWMKDMEGRYLMCNHRFEAFFGATEAEIVGRTDYDFVDKNLADFFTENDRAAILKGQSVNEEQVTFASDGHQELLETTKAVILDAQGRALGVLGIGHDITERHKMESELRIAATAFDSQEGMMVTDANQVILRVNQAFTQISGFSAKEAIGKTPRLMKSGRHDKVFYQDMWASILATGSWQGEVWNKRKNGEIFPQSLNITAVKDAKGQTTNYVANLMDITLRKATEEEINRLAFYDALTQLPNRRLLQDRLNKSLESWARHHQIGAIMFIDLDNFKQINDTLGHDMGDVLLKQVAQRLTASVRLEDTVARLGGDEFVILFENLGEFQRFAKEHIDAIGQKILKALNQPFELGEDSYTNTPSIGVAFFNTSSNSSELLRQADIAMYQAKESGKNKLCFYDPDQNSGLAETH from the coding sequence ATGTTGGTGTTGCAATTTATGGGCTTTACGCGCGCCCTATTGGCAGCCGCCATCATTTCTAGCTATACCTACATTCTTTGGAATCACCCCTATGCCATCATTATCATGACGGCAGAACTCTTGGTGGTGGGCTATTTATACCAGCATCGCAAAATGGGGCTGGTCATTGCCGATTTACTCTACTGGCTGTTGCTGGGATTGCCCCTAGTGGCGCTGTTTTATTATGGGGTTATGCAGTCTTCTGTTGATAATACTCAAATCACCATGATGAAACAGGCGGTCAATGGCTTAGCGAATGTGATTTTTGCGCGTTTGATATATATGGGTTATGGGTTTTTCTATCGTAAGCACCGTTTTCAATTTCGGGAAGTCATTTATAGTTTATTGGCTTTTTTTGTCTTGTTCCCCGCATTGTTTATGATGGCGCTGGAAAGTCGGGTCGATTATCAGCGTATCGATGATTCCGTGCGCGCTGAGTTAATCACCGAAAAAGAGAACAGTTTAAGATTTATCCACCACTGGATTGAAAATCGACAAGGCGTTATTGCTCACTTAGCCAGCAAAGCGGCGCAATTACCTCCCCAAGAAATGCAAGCTTATCTGGATTTGGTGCGCCAGTCAGATGCTAACTTTTTACGCTTGGCTTTGGTTGATGAAAGCGGTAAAAGTATGGCATTTTCTCCCATGATTGACGACCTAGGTCATAGCAATTTAAACAAAGATTTCTCTGATCGCTCCTATATCCCACTTTTAAAAACGCATCTAAAACCTATGTTGTCGGAAGTCTTTTTATCAGCAACCGGTCGGCCTGAACCTATCGCTTTAATGTTGGCGCCGATAGTGGTGAATGGACAATATCATGGATACATCTCAGGCGTTTTGCGTTTAGAAGAAATTAAATCTTCGTTGATGGATAACCTTAATTTCACGCTGTTGGATAAAAACAATAAAGTGATTCTCTCCGTGCGAGCAGACCAAACCACTCTGCAACCGTTTAACTTAGAGCAGGGACAATTTTTTGAGGTAGATCATCAGGTTAAGCAATGGGTGCCCAAGCTGCAAGCGAATATGCCCATTTCACAACGTTGGAAATATTCCAGTTATGTCACTGAGTTTCGGGTGGGCGATTTTTCGGAATGGCGTTTAGTGATAGAAAAACCCATAGCCCCTTTTCAAAAAGAACTGTTCAACAACTATACTCAAAAATTTACCATCTTATTTTTTGTGCTGGTGTTTGCCTTAATTTTTGCCAAAGTATTGGCGCGCAAAGCCACCGCATCAATCAGCAGATTAAACCAAATTACCGATAATTTACCGGCTAAAATTGCACATAATAACCAGGGTATTGTGTGGCCAAAAAGTGGGCTGATAGAAGCTCAGCAGTTGATTGGTCATTTCCAAGAAATGGCCAAGTCATTAGAAGGCAAATTTCACGATATATCCGAGCTGAATGCTTCTTTAGAAGAACGCATCGTACAGCGTACCCTAACGCTGGCGCAAAAAGAGGGCAGTTTACGCACCTTAATTCATTCGATTCCAGATTTGGTTTGGATGAAAGATATGGAAGGTCGATATCTGATGTGCAACCATCGTTTTGAAGCATTTTTTGGGGCGACAGAAGCGGAAATCGTGGGGCGCACAGATTATGATTTTGTGGATAAAAACCTGGCGGACTTTTTTACAGAAAATGATCGAGCCGCCATCCTCAAAGGTCAAAGTGTTAATGAGGAGCAGGTTACTTTTGCCAGTGATGGACATCAAGAGTTACTCGAAACCACCAAAGCGGTCATTTTAGACGCACAAGGACGAGCGCTGGGTGTTTTGGGTATAGGGCATGACATTACCGAAAGACACAAAATGGAATCAGAGCTGCGTATCGCGGCCACGGCTTTTGATTCGCAAGAAGGCATGATGGTGACCGATGCCAATCAAGTGATTTTGAGAGTCAATCAGGCCTTTACACAAATTTCAGGCTTTAGTGCCAAAGAAGCCATAGGCAAAACTCCTCGTCTAATGAAATCTGGGCGCCATGATAAAGTTTTCTATCAGGATATGTGGGCAAGTATTCTTGCTACCGGATCTTGGCAGGGCGAAGTGTGGAATAAGCGTAAAAATGGTGAAATTTTCCCCCAATCACTCAATATTACCGCTGTTAAAGATGCTAAAGGGCAAACAACTAACTATGTTGCCAATTTGATGGACATTACCCTGCGCAAAGCCACAGAAGAAGAGATTAATCGTCTGGCATTTTACGATGCCTTAACCCAGTTACCCAATCGTCGTCTATTACAAGACAGACTCAATAAATCGCTTGAAAGCTGGGCACGGCATCATCAAATTGGTGCGATTATGTTTATCGATTTGGATAACTTTAAACAGATTAACGACACCCTAGGACATGATATGGGCGATGTCCTATTAAAACAGGTTGCGCAGCGTTTAACAGCCAGTGTGCGTCTTGAAGATACCGTGGCGCGTTTGGGGGGCGATGAGTTTGTTATTTTGTTTGAAAACTTAGGTGAATTTCAGCGTTTTGCCAAAGAGCATATCGATGCCATCGGTCAAAAAATACTCAAAGCGTTAAATCAGCCCTTTGAGTTAGGCGAAGACAGCTACACGAATACACCCAGTATCGGAGTTGCTTTCTTCAATACCTCCTCCAATTCAAGCGAATTGTTGCGCCAGGCGGATATTGCGATGTACCAAGCCAAAGAATCGGGTAAAAACAAATTGTGCTTCTATGACCCTGACCAAAACAGTGGCTTGGCTGAGACCCATTAA